In Mercurialis annua linkage group LG5, ddMerAnnu1.2, whole genome shotgun sequence, a single genomic region encodes these proteins:
- the LOC126680904 gene encoding cytochrome P450 89A9-like — MEPWLIVITFLCMSALLGRFVRLFFHTRNLPPGPPTVPVLGNFLWMLKSSNNFSSMEPVLRQLRAKYGPIVTLHLGSRPSIFITTHEAAHRALVQTGSLFANRPSALTSSSVFFSKQHTLSTAPYGSLWHLLRKNFMSLLHPSRLHLYSDGRKWALGVLKTKLIAAAQADNKDIVVVEHFQFAMFCLLVYICFGEQPEEHVIREIEVALRASITNFIRFNVLNFIPNLGKIVFRKLWKEVLEIRRKQEIVLLPLIKARREKHKYGVNNNIFYVDSLFDLRVPDGKITRELSDGELVSLCSEFINGGTDTSTTTLQWVMANLVKKQEIQDKLLQEIKNTTEADSYKEIEEEEVKKMAYLKAVILETLRRHPPGHFILPRAVTKDTKFDGYDIPKDAIVNFTVAEMAWDPKVWEDPMEFKPERFMNEGVAFDVKGIREIKMMPFGAGRRVCPAISIATLHLQYFVANLVRDFEWKEGNGYQVDLSETQEFTMVMKNPLRVSITPTRKL; from the coding sequence ATGGAGCCATGGCTTATAGTCATTACCTTTCTTTGTATGTCGGCTTTACTCGGAAGGTTTGTTCGTCTCTTTTTCCATACCAGAAACCTACCACCAGGACCTCCCACCGTTCCCGTTTTAGGAAATTTCTTGTGGATGCTCAAATCCTCCAACAACTTTTCTTCAATGGAGCCGGTTCTTCGTCAATTGCGCGCCAAATACGGTCCTATCGTGACCCTTCACCTGGGTTCTCGACCTTCCATTTTTATAACCACTCATGAAGCAGCACATCGAGCCCTTGTACAGACTGGTTCGCTCTTTGCTAACCGCCCTTCTGCTCTTACCTCCTCTAGTGTCTTCTTCAGCAAGCAACATACTCTCAGTACTGCTCCTTATGGCTCTCTCTGGCACTTGCTTCGTAAAAATTTCATGTCTCTTCTTCATCCTTCCCGTTTGCATTTATACTCCGACGGCCGCAAATGGGCACTCGGTGTACTCAAGACAAAACTTATTGCAGCAGCACAAGCAGACAACAAAGATATTGTTGTTGTCGAGCATTTTCAGTTTGCCATGTTTTGCTTGTTAGTGTACATATGTTTTGGTGAGCAACCGGAAGAGCATGTGATTAGAGAGATTGAGGTTGCGCTACGTGCTTCCATCACCAATTTTATTAGATTCAATGTCCTAAATTTCATCCCCAACTTAGGAAAGATTGTGTTTCGAAAACTATGGAAAGAGGTTTTAGAAATTCGTCGAAAGCAAGAAATAGTTCTCCTCCCGCTTATCAAAGCGAGAAGAGAAAAACACAAGTATGGTGTGAATAATAACATATTCTATGTCGATTCACTGTTCGATCTTCGGGTTCCAGATGGTAAAATAACAAGAGAGTTATCAGATGGAGAATTGGTGAGCTTATGTTCGGAATTCATCAATGGGGGAACAGATACTTCAACCACTACATTACAATGGGTAATGGCTAATTTAGTGAAGAAACAAGAAATACAAGATAAACTATTGCAAGAAATTAAAAACACGACAGAAGCAGATAGCTATAAGGaaatagaagaagaagaggTTAAGAAAATGGCGTATTTGAAGGCAGTAATTTTAGAAACACTCCGACGACATCCTCCTGGGCACTTCATATTGCCAAGAGCAGTGACAAAAGACACCAAATTTGATGGCTACGACATACCAAAGGACGCTATAGTGAATTTTACAGTAGCGGAAATGGCGTGGGATCCGAAAGTGTGGGAAGATCCAATGGAGTTTAAACCCGAAAGGTTTATGAATGAGGGAGTAGCGTTTGATGTAAAAGGCATTAGAGAGATCAAGATGATGCCATTTGGTGCAGGAAGAAGAGTTTGTCCTGCGATTTCTATTGCAACGCTTCATCTTCAATATTTTGTAGCAAATTTGGTGAGAGATTTTGAATGGAAGGAAGGGAATGGATATCAGGTCGATCTGTCTGAGACTCAAGAATTCACTATGGTCATGAAGAATCCACTTAGGGTTTCTATCACTCCAACAAGGAAACTATAG
- the LOC126680902 gene encoding pentatricopeptide repeat-containing protein At3g61360 isoform X3: protein MHSLCKHLSQIPTMRPSIFVLVACKSFSVSEVERVTSLINDSPFPGKPLHLALSKYIQPAALSADFVENVLGSLFAAHSNGLKALEFFRFSLRHSVPSSFSFEMTLHILVRMRYFEKAWEFMGDIGKTHPSLLTLKSMSIILSKIAKFQSYEDTLEAFERLEKKVFVGHKFGTEEFNVLLQAFCTEREVKEARSVFQKMHHRFTPNIKTMNILLLGFKEARDITAMELFYHEIVRRGFKANSSTYNIRIDAYCKKGYFGDALRIFEEMEHANFPPSLKTITTLIHGSGIARNINKARQLFNEIGERNLQPDTGAYNALISSLVKCRDIISAMEFMNEMEERHIMHDNVTYHTVFFGLMKQNDVEKVCDFYKRMISRNFVPKTRTVVMLMKFFCVNSRLDLGMEFWKYMLEKGYCPHGHALDLLVTGLCSRGRLQEAFECSKQFVERGMRMSDSLHRMLERYLQQSDSPDKLKELNQMIKNLHSVLPPSKGHALAYSFTTAIK, encoded by the coding sequence ATGCACTCCCTTTGTAAGCATCTTTCACAAATTCCTACCATGAGACCTTCAATCTTTGTTCTTGTTGCCTGCAAATCATTCAGTGTTTCTGAAGTTGAAAGAGTTACCAGCCTTATTAATGATAGCCCGTTTCCCGGCAAACCCTTACACCTCGCCCTTTCGAAATATATCCAACCTGCCGCACTTTCCGCTGATTTCGTAGAAAATGTGCTCGGCTCCCTCTTTGCAGCTCACTCCAATGGCCTTAAAGCCTTGGAGTTTTTCAGATTTTCTCTTCGTCATTCTGTTCCGAGTTCGTTTTCGTTTGAAATGACCCTTCACATCCTTGTGCGGATGCGCTATTTTGAGAAAGCTTGGGAATTCATGGGGGATATTGGAAAAACGCACCCTTCCTTGCTTACGCTTAAGTCAATGAGCATTATACTGTCTAAAATTGCTAAGTTTCAGTCGTATGAAGATACCCTTGAAGCATTTGAGAGGTTGGAGAAGAAAGTTTTTGTTGGACACAAATTTGGTACTGAAGAGTTTAATGTGCTTCTTCAAGCATTTTGTACTGAGAGAGAGGTGAAAGAGGCACGATCTGTGTTCCAAAAGATGCATCATCGGTTTACTCCCAATATTAAGACCATGAATATCTTGCTGTTGGGTTTCAAGGAAGCAAGAGATATTACTGCTATGGAACTGTTTTACCATGAGATTGTTCGGAGAGGGTTCAAGGCAAATTCTTCAACGTATAATATCAGGATCGATGCTTATTGTAAGAAAGGTTATTTTGGTGATGCTTTGCGGATTTTTGAAGAAATGGAACATGCTAATTTCCCGCCTTCTCTGAAAACAATCACTACTTTGATTCATGGGTCAGGAATTGCTCGAAACATAAATAAGGCCAGACAGTTGTTTAATGAAATCGGCGAGAGAAACTTGCAGCCTGATACTGGAGCTTATAATGCTCTGATCAGCTCACTGGTTAAGTGTAGAGATATCATTTCAGCCATGGAGTTTATGAATGAGATGGAAGAGAGGCATATTATGCATGACAATGTCACCTATCACACAGTTTTCTTTGGATTAATGAAACAGAACGATGTGgagaaagtttgtgatttttacaAAAGGATGATCAGCAGAAATTTTGTTCCAAAAACACGAACAGTGGTTATGTTGATGAAGTTCTTTTGTGTAAATAGTCGGCTTGATTTGGGTATGGAATTTTGGAAGTACATGTTGGAGAAGGGATATTGTCCTCATGGTCATGCATTAGATCTGTTAGTAACAGGACTGTGCTCTCGGGGGAGGCTGCAAGAAGCTTTTGAATGCTCAAAGCAATTTGTGGAGAGAGGGATGCGTATGAGTGATTCACTACACCGAATGTTGGAAAGGTATTTACAACAATCTGATAGCCCAGACAAGTTGAAGGAGCTCAACCAAATGATCAAAAATCTGCATTCTGTTTTGCCCCCATCCAAGGGGCATGCATTGGCTTATTCTTTCACCACTGCTATAAAGTAA
- the LOC126680902 gene encoding pentatricopeptide repeat-containing protein At3g61360 isoform X2: MHSLCKHLSQIPTMRPSIFVLVACKSFSVSEVERVTSLINDSPFPGKPLHLALSKYIQPAALSADFVENVLGSLFAAHSNGLKALEFFRFSLRHSVPSSFSFEMTLHILVRMRYFEKAWEFMGDIGKTHPSLLTLKSMSIILSKIAKFQSYEDTLEAFERLEKKVFVGHKFGTEEFNVLLQAFCTEREVKEARSVFQKMHHRFTPNIKTMNILLLGFKEARDITAMELFYHEIVRRGFKANSSTYNIRIDAYCKKGYFGDALRIFEEMEHANFPPSLKTITTLIHGSGIARNINKARQLFNEIGERNLQPDTGAYNALISSLVKCRDIISAMEFMNEMEERHIMHDNVTYHTVFFGLMKQNDVEKVCDFYKRMISRNFVPKTRTVVMLMKFFCVNSRLDLGMEFWKYMLEKGYCPHGHALDLLVTGLCSRGRLQEAFECSKQFVERGMRMSDSLHRMLERYLQQSDSPDKLKELNQMIKNLHSVLPPSKGHALAYSFTTAIN, from the exons ATGCACTCCCTTTGTAAGCATCTTTCACAAATTCCTACCATGAGACCTTCAATCTTTGTTCTTGTTGCCTGCAAATCATTCAGTGTTTCTGAAGTTGAAAGAGTTACCAGCCTTATTAATGATAGCCCGTTTCCCGGCAAACCCTTACACCTCGCCCTTTCGAAATATATCCAACCTGCCGCACTTTCCGCTGATTTCGTAGAAAATGTGCTCGGCTCCCTCTTTGCAGCTCACTCCAATGGCCTTAAAGCCTTGGAGTTTTTCAGATTTTCTCTTCGTCATTCTGTTCCGAGTTCGTTTTCGTTTGAAATGACCCTTCACATCCTTGTGCGGATGCGCTATTTTGAGAAAGCTTGGGAATTCATGGGGGATATTGGAAAAACGCACCCTTCCTTGCTTACGCTTAAGTCAATGAGCATTATACTGTCTAAAATTGCTAAGTTTCAGTCGTATGAAGATACCCTTGAAGCATTTGAGAGGTTGGAGAAGAAAGTTTTTGTTGGACACAAATTTGGTACTGAAGAGTTTAATGTGCTTCTTCAAGCATTTTGTACTGAGAGAGAGGTGAAAGAGGCACGATCTGTGTTCCAAAAGATGCATCATCGGTTTACTCCCAATATTAAGACCATGAATATCTTGCTGTTGGGTTTCAAGGAAGCAAGAGATATTACTGCTATGGAACTGTTTTACCATGAGATTGTTCGGAGAGGGTTCAAGGCAAATTCTTCAACGTATAATATCAGGATCGATGCTTATTGTAAGAAAGGTTATTTTGGTGATGCTTTGCGGATTTTTGAAGAAATGGAACATGCTAATTTCCCGCCTTCTCTGAAAACAATCACTACTTTGATTCATGGGTCAGGAATTGCTCGAAACATAAATAAGGCCAGACAGTTGTTTAATGAAATCGGCGAGAGAAACTTGCAGCCTGATACTGGAGCTTATAATGCTCTGATCAGCTCACTGGTTAAGTGTAGAGATATCATTTCAGCCATGGAGTTTATGAATGAGATGGAAGAGAGGCATATTATGCATGACAATGTCACCTATCACACAGTTTTCTTTGGATTAATGAAACAGAACGATGTGgagaaagtttgtgatttttacaAAAGGATGATCAGCAGAAATTTTGTTCCAAAAACACGAACAGTGGTTATGTTGATGAAGTTCTTTTGTGTAAATAGTCGGCTTGATTTGGGTATGGAATTTTGGAAGTACATGTTGGAGAAGGGATATTGTCCTCATGGTCATGCATTAGATCTGTTAGTAACAGGACTGTGCTCTCGGGGGAGGCTGCAAGAAGCTTTTGAATGCTCAAAGCAATTTGTGGAGAGAGGGATGCGTATGAGTGATTCACTACACCGAATGTTGGAAAGGTATTTACAACAATCTGATAGCCCAGACAAGTTGAAGGAGCTCAACCAAATGATCAAAAATCTGCATTCTGTTTTGCCCCCATCCAAGGGGCATGCATTGGCTTATTCTTTCACCACTGCTATAAA CTGA
- the LOC126680902 gene encoding pentatricopeptide repeat-containing protein At3g61360 isoform X1 — protein sequence MHSLCKHLSQIPTMRPSIFVLVACKSFSVSEVERVTSLINDSPFPGKPLHLALSKYIQPAALSADFVENVLGSLFAAHSNGLKALEFFRFSLRHSVPSSFSFEMTLHILVRMRYFEKAWEFMGDIGKTHPSLLTLKSMSIILSKIAKFQSYEDTLEAFERLEKKVFVGHKFGTEEFNVLLQAFCTEREVKEARSVFQKMHHRFTPNIKTMNILLLGFKEARDITAMELFYHEIVRRGFKANSSTYNIRIDAYCKKGYFGDALRIFEEMEHANFPPSLKTITTLIHGSGIARNINKARQLFNEIGERNLQPDTGAYNALISSLVKCRDIISAMEFMNEMEERHIMHDNVTYHTVFFGLMKQNDVEKVCDFYKRMISRNFVPKTRTVVMLMKFFCVNSRLDLGMEFWKYMLEKGYCPHGHALDLLVTGLCSRGRLQEAFECSKQFVERGMRMSDSLHRMLERYLQQSDSPDKLKELNQMIKNLHSVLPPSKGHALAYSFTTAIKDL from the exons ATGCACTCCCTTTGTAAGCATCTTTCACAAATTCCTACCATGAGACCTTCAATCTTTGTTCTTGTTGCCTGCAAATCATTCAGTGTTTCTGAAGTTGAAAGAGTTACCAGCCTTATTAATGATAGCCCGTTTCCCGGCAAACCCTTACACCTCGCCCTTTCGAAATATATCCAACCTGCCGCACTTTCCGCTGATTTCGTAGAAAATGTGCTCGGCTCCCTCTTTGCAGCTCACTCCAATGGCCTTAAAGCCTTGGAGTTTTTCAGATTTTCTCTTCGTCATTCTGTTCCGAGTTCGTTTTCGTTTGAAATGACCCTTCACATCCTTGTGCGGATGCGCTATTTTGAGAAAGCTTGGGAATTCATGGGGGATATTGGAAAAACGCACCCTTCCTTGCTTACGCTTAAGTCAATGAGCATTATACTGTCTAAAATTGCTAAGTTTCAGTCGTATGAAGATACCCTTGAAGCATTTGAGAGGTTGGAGAAGAAAGTTTTTGTTGGACACAAATTTGGTACTGAAGAGTTTAATGTGCTTCTTCAAGCATTTTGTACTGAGAGAGAGGTGAAAGAGGCACGATCTGTGTTCCAAAAGATGCATCATCGGTTTACTCCCAATATTAAGACCATGAATATCTTGCTGTTGGGTTTCAAGGAAGCAAGAGATATTACTGCTATGGAACTGTTTTACCATGAGATTGTTCGGAGAGGGTTCAAGGCAAATTCTTCAACGTATAATATCAGGATCGATGCTTATTGTAAGAAAGGTTATTTTGGTGATGCTTTGCGGATTTTTGAAGAAATGGAACATGCTAATTTCCCGCCTTCTCTGAAAACAATCACTACTTTGATTCATGGGTCAGGAATTGCTCGAAACATAAATAAGGCCAGACAGTTGTTTAATGAAATCGGCGAGAGAAACTTGCAGCCTGATACTGGAGCTTATAATGCTCTGATCAGCTCACTGGTTAAGTGTAGAGATATCATTTCAGCCATGGAGTTTATGAATGAGATGGAAGAGAGGCATATTATGCATGACAATGTCACCTATCACACAGTTTTCTTTGGATTAATGAAACAGAACGATGTGgagaaagtttgtgatttttacaAAAGGATGATCAGCAGAAATTTTGTTCCAAAAACACGAACAGTGGTTATGTTGATGAAGTTCTTTTGTGTAAATAGTCGGCTTGATTTGGGTATGGAATTTTGGAAGTACATGTTGGAGAAGGGATATTGTCCTCATGGTCATGCATTAGATCTGTTAGTAACAGGACTGTGCTCTCGGGGGAGGCTGCAAGAAGCTTTTGAATGCTCAAAGCAATTTGTGGAGAGAGGGATGCGTATGAGTGATTCACTACACCGAATGTTGGAAAGGTATTTACAACAATCTGATAGCCCAGACAAGTTGAAGGAGCTCAACCAAATGATCAAAAATCTGCATTCTGTTTTGCCCCCATCCAAGGGGCATGCATTGGCTTATTCTTTCACCACTGCTATAAA GGATCTGTGA